One window of the Syngnathoides biaculeatus isolate LvHL_M chromosome 11, ASM1980259v1, whole genome shotgun sequence genome contains the following:
- the f8 gene encoding coagulation factor VIII — MQVPTPTMGVSLLPPLLLLLCVIGRAKTITVREHFIAAVEIGWDYVSVGDGDATSDQRWVSKDNPQKYIKAVYREYTDATYTIPKPRPPWTGIQGPVIVTQPREKVVVHFKNLASHPYSISPVGITYWKQSEGAGYDDSTMGKEKEDDAVAPGKYHKYVWDISAADGPTIDDPECLTYSYSSQVDPVRDINSGLVGPLLICQSRAFSKDNQRRDTAFVLLFAVFDENKSWYGEVGDRRGRENIQRSNSRTEYHTINGYINSTLPGLTMCQKRVVWHIIGVGTAPEIHSIHFQDHTLKVLKHRKVTMEVSPMTYVTAEMKPGNVGRFLISCQIYAHHLDGMRAMFKVENCPGPDLRNVIHDYDEYGEDYFNTVNLQPMRPRALGRASRGQRSKIWKHYIAAEEVVWDYAPHLAATDSELQSIEMPEAPHHLDYKYKKVTYVEYTDETFTRRKNTVSTLMGPLLKGKVSDRFHITFKNLASRPFNIVPKDLTKMYPLGSSTNENDLRSMEVPPNGTFVYVWELTADDGPLEEDPQCLSQLYQSTVSPEKDLASGLVGILLICKSTAIDTRGRLLAPDKEWSIVFAVFDENRSWYMDENIGKHQNSSKSTNPDFYNSNVIYSINGIMFSRHQFLMCQTDVTFWHVANVGTQSEFLSVYFTGNLFQYDGLHQSVLTLFPMTSMTITMEMDLPGEWEISAFDGNLKSRGMSIHYSVCPCDYGDMFVDQDEDIDDISDCVNLLPKGRRPQKTTHMVWVCKNFTSSQNDTGGNTGWTVKGEQICQMKNMTVVSSEGGNASSVPVGGIPLDVLKELEKNGEWILDLNETVNERSGRERRQAEGNWTRDDFSSAETANDEFKWQFVWETEENRTEKNVEMNQRNEMRLETNVLREDSNEIIPDSNPNLKESLISESNSLEREQNFKEIAIKSDSKEHTVDSVRVVYNSTATKNKTGINLSLDYDDYSQEDNSTTNVITSDKIDIRSRKTTSRHYYIAAEEISWDYGIRKDPRLIKLREARRGMRKFLPKYKKVVFKEYRDKDFLEPVHRGELQKHLGIMGPLIKAEVNELLTVIFKNKASRPYSFHLQGVYDRTQAAGITQSYAPFLPAGVPGEPVPPGEAQTYNWRITRKQGPADEEFGCKAGAYYSTVDKERDLHSGLIGPLVVCKTGTLATTENLGPKIQDFSLLFHTFDETKSWYLEENLKNHCVPPCHVYPDDPWYHISNKFAAINGYVAETLPGLMVAQHQRVRWHLLNVGSDGEYHAVHFHGLPFILHTGQEHRMGIYNLFPGVFGSIEMIPSTVGTWLVECTVGDYQLAGMRAKLLVYDPECALPLGMKSGNIQDSQITASDHIGTWEPQLARLHQSGFINAWMGTSKFSWIQVDLLKPTLLHGIETQGVRASLRENYISLFVISYSLDQETWITYQGNYTSQPNMFHGNVDSTKVKHNKFSPPFVARYLRIHPEKFVLSPALRLELLGCDLNSCSHPLGLRSGLITNITASSYRSSLLRKWIPSLARLHQEGSTNAWRPKENNPHEWLQVDLTTVKRITGVITQGARSFLTQMMVTEFSVTVSHDGHSWASVLEKDSHREMIFTGNNDPDQEALSVFEPALFGRFLRIHPRGWTNDIALRLEVLGCNTQQD; from the exons ATGCAGGTGCCCACGCCGACAATGGGAGTGTCGCTTTTGCctccgctgctgctgctgctgtgcgtTATTGGCCGGGCAAAGACAATTACTGTAAGGGAGCATTTCATTGCTGCTGTGGAAATCGGCTGGGACTATGTCAGTGTGGGTGATGGTGACGCAACATCTGAtcaaag GTGGGTGTCCAAAGATAACCCTCAGAAATATATTAAGGCAGTTTACAGGGAGTACACAGATGCCACATACACAATCCCCAAGCCGAGACCACCTTGGACAG gtattcaaggtccAGTAATTGTGACTCAGCCTCGTGAAAAAGTCGTTGTGCACTTCAAAAACCTGGCATCTCACCCTTACAGTATCAGCCCAGTGGGTATAACGTACTGGAAGCAGTCAGAAG gaGCTGGCTATGATGACTCCACAATGGGCAAAGAGAAGGAGGATGACGCCGTCGCTCCCGGAAAATACCACAAGTACGTGTGGGACATCAGTGCTGCTGACGGACCCACAATTGATGACCCCGAATGCCTAACCTACTCATATTCATCCCAAGTGGACCCGGTCCGAGACATCAACTCTGGACTTGTTGGTCCTCTGCTCATCTGCCAGTCAA GGGCCTTCAGTAAGGACAACCAGAGGAGAGATACTGCGTTCGTGCTGCTCTTTGCAGTGTTTGATGAGAACAAGAGCTGGTATGGGGAAGTTGGAGACAGGAGGGGCAGAGAGAATATTCAGAGGAGCAACAGCAGGACAGAATATCACACCATCAACGGCTACATCAACTCCACTTTGCCGG GTTTGACCATGTGCCAAAAACGGGTGGTTTGGCACATCATTGGTGTTGGCACAGCCCCAGAGATCCACTCCATCCACTTCCAGGATCACACGCTAAAG GTGTTGAAACATCGTAAAGTGACTATGGAGGTGTCCCCCATGACCTATGTCACTGCAGAAATGAAGCCGGGCAATGTTGGCCGTTTCCTCATCAGCTGCCAGATATATGCGCACCACTTGG ATGGCATGAGAGCCATGTTCAAGGTGGAGAACTGCCCAGGACCAGACCTTCGCAACGTCATACACGACTACGATGAGTATGGCGAGGATTACTTTAACACTGTTAATTTACAGCCCATGAGGCCTCGAGCACTTGGGAGAGCCAGCAGGGGACAGCGGTCAAAAATCTGGAAACATTACATTGCTGCTGAGGAAGTCGTGTGGGACTACGCTCCTCATCTCGCAGCCACAGACAG TGAGCTGCAGTCCATTGAGATGCCGGAGGCCCCTCATCACCTCGACTATAAGTATAAAAAGGTGACCTATGTGGAATACACAGACGAAACTTTCACTCGGAGgaaaaacacagtcagcacactCATGGGTCCGTTACTGAAAGGAAAAGTCAGCGATCGCTTCCAC ATCACATTCAAAAACCTGGCCAGTCGTCCTTTTAACATCGTGCCCAAAGACCTCACCAAAATGTATCCACTGGGGAGCTCAACCAACG AAAATGACTTGCGCTCGATGGAGGTGCCCCCAAATGGGACCTTTGTCTACGTCTGGGAACTAACCGCCGATGATGGTCCTTTGGAGGAGGACCCCCAATGTCTTTCACAGCTGTACCAGAGTACCGTTTCCCCAGAGAAGGACCTGGCTTCAGGGCTAGTGGGCATCCTCCTCATCTGCAAGTCTACGGCCATCGACACCAGAGGTCGCCTG TTGGCCCCTGATAAAGAATGGAGTATAGTGtttgctgtctttgatgagAACAGAAGTTGGTATATGGATGAAAACATTGGCAAACACCAGAACTCATCAAAAAGCACAAATCCTGATTTCTACAACTCCAATGTCATTTATA GCATAAATGGCATCATGTTCAGCAGGCACCAATTTTTGATGTGTCAGACTGATGTCACCTTCTGGCATGTGGCCAATGTGGGCACCCAGAGTGAGTTCCTATCTGTGTACTTCACTGGAAACCTTTTTCAGTATGATGGCCTTCATCAGTCTGTCCTCACCCTCTTTCCGATGACTAGCATgaccattaccatggaaatggaCCTGCCGG GTGAGTGGGAGATAAGTGCCTTCGATGGTAATCTCAAGAGTCGGGGGATGAGCATTCATTACAGCGTCTGTCCCTGCGACTACGGAGACATGTTTGTTGACCAAGATGAAGACATCGATGATATTTCTGACTGTGTGAACCTATTGCCAAAGGGAAGGAGACCTCAAAAGACAACGCATATGGTCTGGGTGTGCAAAAACTTTACTTCTAGTCAAAATGATACTGGTGGCAATACTGGGTGGACTGTGAAAGGAGAACAAATCTGTCAAATGAAGAATATGACTGTAGTGTCTTCGGAGGGAGGAAATGCAAGCAGTGTACCTGTGGGAGGCATCCCACTGGATGTTTTGAAAGAATTGGAGAAAAATGGGGAGTGGATTCTAGATTTGAATGAGACTGTAAATGAAAGAAGTGGCAGAGAGAGAAGACAGGCAGAAGGAAACTGGACACGTGATGATTTTAGCTCTGCAGAAACCGCAAATGATGAATTCAAATGGCAGTTTGTATGGGAGACCGAAGAAAATAGAACAGagaaaaatgttgagatgaaCCAAAGGAATGAGATGCGACTTGAGACAAATGTACTCAGAGAAGATAGCAATGAAATCATACCAGACAGCAATCCAAACCTCAAGGAGAGTCTTATAAGTGAAAGCAATTCATTGGAAAGGGAGCAAAACTTCAAAGAAATCGCCATTAAAAGTGATTCTAAGGAGCACACAGTGGATTCTGTCAGGGTGGTTTACAATTCTACAgcaacaaagaacaaaacagGAATCAACTTGTCTTTGGATTATGATGACTACAGCCAAGAG GATAATAGCACAACCAATGTAATTACCTCAGACAAAATTGACATTCGCTCCAGAAAAACAACATCCCGCCACTATTATATTGCTGCAGAAGAGATCAGCTGGGACTATGGAATCAGAAAAGACCCTCGTCTTATCAAACTCAG AGAGGCCCGCCGTggaatgagaaagtttctcccaaaatacaagaaggtGGTGTTTAAAGAGTACCGTGACAAAGACTTCCTGGAACCTGTCCACAGAGGAGAGCTTCAAAAACACCTGGGAATCATGGGCCCTTTGATCAAAGCAGAAGTTAACGAGTTACTTACT gtcattttcaagaacaagGCATCCAGACCGTACTCATTTCACCTTCAGGGAGTTTATGATCGTACTCAAGCGGCGGGCATTACACAAAGCTATGCCCCATTCCTGCCAGCGGGGGTCCCAGGAGAGCCGGTTCCACCTGGAGAGGCTCAGACATATAACTGGAGAATCACAAGGAAACAAGGTCCTGCTGATGAGGAATTTGGTTGCAAGGCTGGCGCGTACTACTCCACTGTAGACAAG GAGAGGGATCTTCACTCAGGTCTGATTGGTCCACTGGTTGTGTGTAAGACTGGGACTCTGGCGACCACTGAGAATTTAGGGCCCAAAATCCAGGATTTCAGCCTTCTCTTCCACACATTTGATGAGACGAAAAGTTGGTACCTGGAGGAGAACCTGAAGAATCATTGTGTCCCTCCCTGTCACGTCTACCCAGACGACCCCTGGTACCACATCAGCAATAAGTTTGCAG CAATAAATGGCTATGTGGCAGAGACACTTCCCGGTCTGATGGTTGCACAGCACCAGCGAGTCAGGTGGCATTTGCTGAATGTGGGAAGTGATGGCGAGTACCACGCTGTGCACTTCCACGGTTTACCGTTCATTCTTCACACTGGGCAGGAGCACCGTATGGGCATCTACAACCTCTTCCCTG GTGTGTTCGGCTCTATAGAGATGATCCCCTCCACGGTTGGCACATGGCTGGTTGAGTGCACCGTTGGAGACTACCAGCTGGCTGGCATGAGAGCTAAACTATTGGTTTATGATCCAG AATGTGCTTTACCTCTGGGAATGAAATCTGGAAACATCCAAGATTCACAGATCACTGCTTCAGATCACATAG GTACTTGGGAGCCCCAACTGGCGAGGCTGCATCAGTCTGGTTTTATCAATGCTTGGATGGGTACAAGCAAGTTCTCTTGGATACAG GTGGACCTGCTGAAGCCAACCCTCCTGCATGGCATCGAGACACAGGGTGTGAGGGCAAGCCTGAGAGAAAACTACATCTCACTCTTTGTCATTTCCTACAGCCTGGACCAGGAGACATGGATCACCTACCAAGGAAACTACACAAGTCAGCCCAAT ATGTTTCACGGGAATGTGGACAGCACCAAAGTGAAGCACAACAAGTTCTCACCTCCGTTTGTGGCTCGTTACCTTCGGATTCACCCTGAAAAATTTGTACTGAGTCCTGCACTGCGACTGGAGCTGCTGGGCTGCGATCTCAATA GTTGCTCACATCCACTAGGCCTCAGGAGCGGACTGATTACAAACATTACTGCTTCTTCGTATCGTTCATCACTGCTGCGTAAGTGGATCCCCTCTCTGGCCCGCCTCCATCAAGAGGGCAGTACTAATGCTTGGAGGCCCAAG GAAAACAACCCCCACGAGTGGCTACAAGTGGACCTTACCACAGTCAAGCGGATCACAGGTGTCATCACCCAGGGGGCAAGATCTTTCCTGACACAGATGATGGTCACCGAGTTCTCGGTGACTGTTAGTCACGATGGACACTCTTGGGCCAGCGTGTTGGAGAAGGACTCGCACAGGGAAATG ATCTTCACAGGTAACAACGACCCCGACCAGGAAGCCCTCAGTGTTTTTGAGCCGGCTCTGTTCGGCCGGTTCCTGCGCATCCACCCTCGTGGTTGGACCAACGACATTGCTCTGCGTTTGGAGGTGCTGGGCTGCAACACACAGCAGGACTAA